In Mustela nigripes isolate SB6536 chromosome 2, MUSNIG.SB6536, whole genome shotgun sequence, a single window of DNA contains:
- the LOC132010078 gene encoding LOW QUALITY PROTEIN: purine nucleoside phosphorylase-like (The sequence of the model RefSeq protein was modified relative to this genomic sequence to represent the inferred CDS: substituted 2 bases at 2 genomic stop codons) gives MKKRFMYDDYQETSKWLLCXTKHRPQVAIICGYGLGNLANKLMETQSFDYSKIPNFPQSTVPGHAGQLVFGFLNGKACVVMQGRFHMYEGYSIWKVTFPVRVFYLMGVDTLVVTNAAGGLNPEFEVGDIMLIRDHLNLPGFSGVNPLMGTNDERFGLRFPAMSNAYDRDMRQKAHSAWKQMGEQRELKEGTYVMLAGPSFETVAECWLLQKLGAGAVGMSRVPEVIVARHCGLXVFGFSLITNKVVLDYETKEKANHEEVLEAGRQAAEKLEQLVSVLMASIPPPAKACELE, from the coding sequence atGAAGAAGCGATTTATGTATGATGATTATCAGGAAACGAGTAAATGGCTTCTGTGCTAAACCAAGCACCGACCTCAAGTGGCGATTATCTGTGGCTATGGGCTAGGGAATCTGGCCAATAAATTAATGGAGACCCAAAGCTTTGACTACAGCAAGATTCCAAACTTTCCACAAAGTACAGTACCAGGTCACGCTGGTCAACTGGTGTTTGGATTCCTGAATGGCAAGGCCTGTGTGGTGATGCAGGGCAGATTCCACATGTACGAAGGCTACTCGATCTGGAAGGTGACATTCCCAGTGAGGGTCTTCTACCTTATGGGTGTGGACACCCTAGTGGTCACCAATGCAGCTGGAGGACTCAACCCTGAGTTTGAGGTCGGAGATATCATGCTGATCCGTGATCACCTCAACTTACCTGGCTTCAGTGGTGTGAATCCTCTTATGGGGACCAATGATGAAAGGTTTGGACTTCGTTTCCCTGCCATGTCCAATGCCTATGACCGGGATATGAGGCAGAAGGCTCACAGTGCCTGGAAACAgatgggggagcagagagagctAAAGGAAGGCACCTATGTGATGCTGGCAGGCCCCTCCTTTGAGACTGTGGCAGAGTGTTGGCTGCTGCAGAAGCTGGGGGCAGGTGCTGTTGGCATGAGCAGAGTTCCAGAAGTTATAGTTGCAAGGCACTGTGGACTTTGAGTCTTTGGCTTCTCCCTCATCACTAACAAAGTCGTCTTGGATTATGAAACCAAGGAGAAGGCCAATCATGAGGAAGTACTGGAGGCTGGAAGACAAGCAGCAGAAAAGTTGGAACAGTTGGTCTCTGTTCTTATGGCCAGTATCCCACCACCTGCCAAAGCCTGTGAGCTGGAGTGA